In Zingiber officinale cultivar Zhangliang chromosome 8B, Zo_v1.1, whole genome shotgun sequence, a single genomic region encodes these proteins:
- the LOC122015022 gene encoding transcription factor MYB106-like encodes MGRSPCCEKVGLKKGPWTPEEDQKLLAYVEKHGHGSWRALPAKAGLQRCGKSCRLRWTNYLRPDIKRGEFSVQEEQTIVQLHALLGNRWSAIATHLPKRTDNEIKNYWNTHLKKRLAKMGIDPCTHKAKSDALGPAADAGRSRSAANLSHMAQWESARLEAEARLVRESRIRTAAAMGSPPSSSASPPGFVGVFRAWRGAWEGKPPGQGQRSDLESPTSTLSFAENRLLAAAAAAGGLGYQGADRMDNFAGLGIYDAVVGGEAPWLGDGEACGWGQLQAGGGFTGMLLGDKNSDYGGGDSYGNNDCLREEEEEEVEMNKNYWNTILNSVNSSSSSTSSPAF; translated from the exons ATGGGTCGATCGCCGTGCTGCGAGAAGGTGGGGCTGAAGAAGGGGCCGTGGACGCCGGAGGAAGACCAGAAGCTGCTGGCCTACGTCGAGAAGCACGGCCATGGGAGCTGGAGAGCTTTGCCGGCGAAAGCCG GGCTGCAGCGGTGTGGGAAGAGTTGCAGGTTGAGGTGGACCAACTACCTGAGGCCGGACATCAAGAGAGGGGAGTTTAGTGTGCAGGAGGAGCAGACCATCGTCCAACTGCATGCCCTGCTCGGGAACAG GTGGTCGGCGATCGCGACGCACTTGCCGAAGAGAACGGACAATGAGATCAAGAACTACTGGAACACGCACCTGAAGAAGCGGCTGGCGAAGATGGGCATCGACCCGTGCACGCACAAGGCGAAGAGCGACGCCCTCGGCCCCGCCGCCGACGCCGGACGCTCCCGGAGCGCCGCCAACCTCAGCCACATGGCGCAGTGGGAGAGCGCGCGACTGGAGGCCGAGGCGCGCCTCGTGCGAGAGTCGAGGATTCGGACTGCGGCGGCCATGGGGTCGCCTCCCTCATCCTCCGCTTCTCCGCCGGGCTTCGTCGGCGTGTTCCGGGCTTGGCGAGGGGCGTGGGAAGGGAAGCCGCCGGGGCAAGGCCAAAGGTCGGATCTTGAGTCGCCCACCTCCACGTTGAGCTTCGCGGAGAACCGGCttctggcggcggcggcggccgccGGAGGGCTCGGCTACCAAGGAGCCGACAGGATGGATAACTTTGCGGGCTTGGGCATCTACGACGCTGTCGTCGGCGGGGAGGCGCCGTGGCTAGGAGATGGAGAGGCCTGCGGATGGGGTCAACTGCAAGCTGGCGGCGGCTTCACCGGGATGCTGCTGGGAGACAAGAATTCCGACTACGGTGGCGGCGATTCTTACGGAAACAATGACTGCCtgcgagaggaggaagaagaggaagtagaAATGAACAAGAACTACTGGAACACCATTCTCAACTCCGTcaactcttcctcttcttccaccTCGTCGCCGGCGTTCTAG
- the LOC122015020 gene encoding O-fucosyltransferase 31-like — protein sequence MLLRWWSYRYRPPQRSGLLAASLVLLIPSFFPSLFIPLGRTFPSIFSEWNAPQPKHLSLLKGALQHRTSIDKKSELWAPLAPQGWKPCIRPSTTSSLPSKLNGFIQVFLDGGLNQQRMAICDAVAVAKILNATLVIPHLEVNPVWQDMSSFEEIFDIDHFIDTLKEDISISRGLPKEYSWSTREYYAIGIRATRVKTAPVHASADWYLENVLPVLYSYGIAAISPFSHRLTFDNLPGDIQRLRCKVNFQALAFVPHITALGQTLVKRLRNPIHEKTNEYIKEIQDENEAGSGKFAVLHLRFDKDMTAHSSCDFGGGKAERLALAKYRQVIWQGRVLNSQFTDEELRGQGRCPLTPEEIGLLLVALGFDSSTRLFLASHKVYGGEARISSLLKLFPLMEDKKNLASEEELMQVDGKASLLAAVDYFVSMHADIFISASPGNMHNAVLGYRTYKNLKTIRPSMSLLGQLFLNKSIEWSDFQQAVESGHKTRQGQIRLRKPKQSIYTYPATDCMCGG from the exons ATGCTGCTGCGGTGGTGGAGCTACCGTTACCGGCCGCCTCAGAGGAGCGGACTTCTGGCGGCTTCGCTTGTGCTCCTCATCCCGTCCTTCTTCCCCTCGCTCTTCATCCCGCTTGGTCGCACCTTTCCTTCCATCTTCTCT GAGTGGAATGCTCCACAACCTAAGCATCTGTCCCTTTTAAAGGGTGCCTTACAACATAGAACA TCAATTGACAAAAAGTCTGAACTTTGGGCTCCCTTAGCACCACAAGGATGGAAACCTTGTATCCGACCATCGACTACCTCCT CACTCCCTAGCAAGTTAAATGGATTTATTCAGGTTTTCCTTGACGGTGGACTGAATCAACAAAGAATGGCA ATCTGTGATGCAGTTGCTGTTGCTAAGATTTTGAATGCTACCCTTGTTATTCCACACCTCGAAGTTAATCCTGTTTGGCAAGATATGAG CTCATTTGAGGAGATATTTGACATTGACCATTTTATTGATACACTAAAAGAGGACATCTCAATATCTAGAGGATTGCCTAAAGAATACTCTTGGAGCACCAGAGAGTATTATGCTATTGGCATTCGTGCTACAAGAGTGAAGACTGCACCTGTTCATGCTTCTGCAGATTGGTATCTCGAGAATGTTCTGCCTGTCTTATACAG TTACGGCATCGCTGCTATTTCTCCCTTCTCCCACCGACTGACTTTCGACAATTTGCCAGGAGATATACAACGCCTGAGATGTAAAGTAAATTTTCAGGCATTAGCTTTTGTTCCTCATATCACTGCATTAGGACAGACCCTTGTTAAGAGATTGAGGAATCCAATCCATGAAAAGACCAATGAGTATATAAAAGAGATACAAGATGAGAATGAAGCAGGCTCAGGAAAATTTGCAGTGTTACACCTTCGGTTCGATAAG GACATGACGGCACACTCTTCCTGTGATTTTGGAGGTGGTAAAGCTGAAAGGCTTGCCTTAGCCAAATACAGGCAAGTGATATGGCAAGGGAGGGTGTTAAATTCCCAATTCACTGACGAGGAGTTGCGAGGCCAGGGTAGATGCCCATTAACCCCTGAAGAAATAGGACTGCTACTGGTAGCCTTGGGCTTTGACAGCAGCACCCGGCTATTTCTCGCCTCCCATAAG GTGTATGGTGGAGAGGCTAGAATTTCTAGCCTGCTAAAGTTATTCCCACTCATGGAAGATAAGAAGAACCTTGCTTCAGAAGAGGAACTAATGCAGGTGGATGGCAAGGCATCTCTTCTGGCCGCCGTCGACTACTTTGTTAGCATGCACGCAGACATCTTCATCTCTGCATCCCCTGGCAATATGCACAATGCAGTA TTGGGCTATCGGACATATAAGAACTTGAAGACCATACGACCGAGCATGAGCCTGTTAGGGCAATTGTTTCTGAATAAGAGCATAGAGTGGTCTGACTTTCAACAGGCGGTCGAGTCAGGTCACAAGACGCGACAAGGGCAGATTAGGTTGAGGAAGCCAAAACAGTCTATTTACACATATCCAGCTACAGATTGCATGTGTGGAGGATGA
- the LOC122015131 gene encoding 60S ribosomal protein L27a-3-like → MTTRLKKNRKKRGHVSAGHGRIGKHRKHPGGRGNAGGMHHHRILFDKYHPGYFGKVGMRYFHRLRNKFHCPIVNVDTLWSLIPDDVKESTARSKDGSVPLLDVTEHGYFKVLGKGSLPLSRPIVVKTKLISKIAEKKIKEAGGAVVLTA, encoded by the coding sequence ATGACGACCCGCTTGAAGAAGAACCGGAAGAAGCGAGGCCATGTGAGCGCCGGCCACGGCCGCATTGGGAAGCACCGGAAGCACCCGGGAGGCCGCGGGAACGCAGGAGGCATGCATCACCACCGCATCCTCTTCGACAAGTACCACCCGGGCTACTTCGGCAAGGTCGGCATGCGCTACTTCCACCGCCTCCGCAACAAGTTCCACTGCCCCATCGTCAACGTCGACACTCTTTGGTCGCTCATCCCTGATGACGTGAAGGAATCGACCGCCAGATCCAAAGACGGTTCCGTTCCGCTGCTCGATGTCACCGAGCATGGCTACTTCAAAGTGCTCGGCAAGGGATCGCTCCCCCTATCCCGCCCCATCGTCGTGAAAACCAAGCTCATATCCAAGATCGCGGAGAAGAAGATCAAGGAGGCCGGCGGCGCTGTCGTGCTCACTGCTTGA